One Candidatus Nitrososphaera evergladensis SR1 genomic window, AACTTTTTTATCTCAATTGGCTTAATTTGCATCCGAGCAATAAACTCCGTGGATTGATATAACATTGATCGAATCGGTCACTAGGGTGTAACCTGATAGGATTTTTACAGGCCGACTCTCTGTTGCTTCATATTTTCATTAATAGCTAGCAGGGAAATGTGGCTCTCGCCCAAAAGCCTTTTCAATTATTTATCTAATTTTCAGAGTATGGCCCTTGGTGAAAAGCTATTTGAGGAAATCGGACAAGCAGCAGGTTTCAGGATAACAAAAACCCATCCAGTTGAAGGGACTACGATGGAGGTCAGCTTCACGTCGGATCTCAAGGGAGTTGGCAAGTTCCCAAGTGGCAAGAATATGGGTTCGGGTGTAGTCATTCAGTATCCCCATGGTGTAGTCGATGGAAGTTATCAAGGCATATTGAAAACAACAGATGGCGAACAGGTATTTTGGTGGGCCCATGAGAAAGGAAAAGTTGTGGCGGCAGAGAGGAATGGCGGCGGAAGCAGCGGTGACAAGATAAAAAGCCTAATCATAGTCAGCGCGTTTACAAATTCGCAAAAACTGTCATGGATTAACAATCTGATTATGGCTCTAGAAGCCGAACGTGATCTGGTTAGCCATCACTCCAAGACAGTCGCATATGAATGGAAATGATGATGCAGATCACAGCCATGAAGTCGCGTGGATTAAATGCGGTCAGAGTTTCAAGTATCTGCACTCTCCCCCTGTTATTCTTCAAGCTTGATGAAAAAACTATGGATACCCGCGCCACGCAATCAGATGATGTCAAGTCTAACAGAGTAGCGCGGGTATTATGAACACTGCTGACGTCGTATGCTGTTTCCAAGCCATCTGTTAATATTGACACCGCATCAGCGTTCCTGCCAATTGTTCTGTTCGTTTGTTATACAAGAGTGAAGAAGAATGCGTACGCCCGCGCCCCTCATTAAAGACGGGCACCTGTACGTCATAGGCAGAGAGGCGTGTGAGGGAGGGCGCGGGTGGAAGCGTGCCCATCTACGCGAGCTATTCGATGGGCGTGAATAGTGTAAATAAAATCTCAGAGTAGGCAGAACTCGTAACACCTCCCTGTTCGCTTGAGCTCGAACGTCTCTCAGTTAGCTGGAGAGTAGGTAAAGAGTATGCCCGCGCTCCTTACCTGTTATGTACTTGGAATCAACATGGCCCAGGAGCGCGGGCACGATGAACGCAGGTCCAGATCAACTTTGCCCCGCTCAATGCGTTAATAACACTATTGTAAGAGTAATACGAAATATACTTCTATAAGAAATATGTGCGTAACTCGCCATATTAGAGAGAGGTATGCTGCTTAGAGTGATTCATTATGATTCAGACACGAAAACAAGTCCGGTATGACAGATATTGAGGACAAAGTTAAAGCAAGCTGTGGCAAACAAGATTGCAGATGCCCCTAATGACCTGAAGGCTGAATATCAAAAGGGAACAGTAAAGGAATCGACGCAGTAGAGCAAGTGACTGTCTTTACTTTTTCAATTTTTATCCTTATCATCCTGTCATTTTCGAAATAAAATATGTGCCCGCGTGCCCACTGCCGTGAACTTCGAATGTCACACCATGACAAGGACACGCAGGCTGCAAGATGCGTCTGAGTGTAAAATCTATGAAGGCCAAAACGTAATAACGTCTCTGCAGTCTTACGCTAGAGTCCGAGCTTGTGATTTTCTTATATGCCGCTACTTGTCAAGCTCGAACACGTCTGCTTGGTATAGGCACTATTACTCTCTCCTTGCAAATGGCCGGCCATTTGCCCTCGCAGATGCTCTCCGCTTGATTCTTTCAGCAAGTGACACCTCTGCTGGTTGACGAATGTGCACTGCAATAATTCTATGAAATTTTATAATTATCGCTCTATGTACTCCGAGTCTTTTTATTGGATTGAATTGACTTTATATACTAAGATTCGTCTAATCCCGAAAACATGACGAGGCCAGGAAAGCCTGACTGGGGTTCACGTGGTGGTGGACATTATTTCAGGACCCTGGCCTCAATTTTTCAACTATCGTATTTTTCCAAGAAAATCGATTTCTGTGCAAAACGCCTCAGGTTGTATTGGGGGTTGTGTTCTGTGCAATTTGAAAGTGCTCCCGACCAGGATTCGCTCTTACTTTGATACCTTACAAAACTCAACTATAGGATCCTTAAAGTCTGCGTTTCCGCGATTACCCGACGTTTGATCAGGTCCGCACATGACGGTGGGAAAAATGTAAAAGGCAAAGAGTAAGACTATTACAAGCAAACTTCCTATTACTACCATTGCGCCAAGCATGGGTTTCAAATGCTGAATCCTATTGCCTGATGCGATATTTCATTCTGTCGGAATAATAACACAAGAGGTTTTTATTATACAGCAAAGCTTGACAAAAATTATGAGGACGAATGAACGGACGGACAGACAAAATGCTGTTCTTGTCCTGCGACAAGATTTTTTGTCCGTTTCCGAATCGAAGCGTAACTAGCCTTCATCGCCAACTATCACGGCATCCTTAATGAATTGCAGCAATTCGTCGTGACCTTCCAGTCTGTAATAGTTTTTCAAATGGATGATAGTATCATCATCGACAATGACGTACTGTTCTTTTCTCTCATTTAGCTTTTCAAATTCATTTGCTCTGTTCATACATAGTTTTGGTTTTTATCCTAAAAATGACTTTCCTTAAACGTCAATGCATTGAAAGAAATGAATTTGTCATTTTATGAGCTTGAGGACTTTTATCTCGGGTTTTGCGACTAATTCGCAGAGATAGAGAAGAGTAGATTGGAATAATATTGCAAGCAGCTAGGTACAATGCAATAGTTCTTCTTGTTTGTCATTTCCTAGCGTATGAATGAAAAACTGTGCCAAAGTAAGTCTTGCTTGCTTGCAATTGCCATACGCAATCTGAAAAAAATGACGAGTGTATTCTGGCCCTTTTCTACTTCTTCTGTCATAAAGATCGGCTTGGAAAAAATCATTCTGATGATGACACTGATTGTTGTTCTTAATGGCCCTGCTCCCCTCGACCATGACTAGACGAGAAAAACTGGCGAGGGGCAGGGCTCCGCAACAGAGATTCTGTAAATATCAGTACAAAATCGAAGTATAAGAGAGCAAGGGAACAGTGTTACGCAAATACGTATGTTCTATCCTTTTGCTTTCCTAGCTATCATTAAAAAGTACACGGTGGCCCTGTCTCCCGAGAATGGTGCAACGACGTGGGGACAGGAGACAGGACCAAGTATGGTCGTTGTTTCTGCGTCTTGGCGTTCACAATTGTAGTATAAAAAACTCGACTAACTCAGTTAACGTAGCTTCAAGTTCCTGCTAGTCTGTTTTAGCACTATCGCTTCTTTTGATAATAGAAATGGCAGTTTCATGACCTTTCTTGTCTCTTGCGCGAAGCAGTATATGCCAGATTTGTTCATAGCTATTAAGAAACAGCATTCCCTTCTTGGTAGTGCAGTAAAGTCTCTCTTTTGGCCTATGCTCTATCATTTCTGTCTCAATGAGCATTTCTAGATATCCGTTTAATTGTTCCATCGAGGTGCGAGACTCGTACTTTATTCTGGTTTTCAGTTGCCCATTTTGAGCAGCTTTAAGAATGGCTGCAGCTATGTCGACATTGCTTCTGTATTTCCTCATAATTGTGTTCCCTGCCCCTGCTTTCCTCAAAACCTATTCTTCGTGCACAAGATGCTCTTGCCGCGGAAGAAGCTTTGAGGCCAAATTGCAAATTTGAATAATCTGATTACATATAAAATCATTCGTCAAGTATCATTACCTTCCTTGCGCACTTTTCATGATAGTACTTTGTATTCTTGCTGCTGCTCTTGCTGATTATTATGTCACCAAAGTTAATTGTCTGTCTGCATTTTTGACATGCGCCTTTGTACCTGTAGAGGTTGATGGAGAACGCCTTGTTGTATGCTCTGCTATGAGGTACTATCGTGTAGGCCGTCATGTTGTATACTCCTCTCTTGCAAAGCAGGCTTGTTTTTGATGCACGTTAACTGGTCATTCATAGCAACAGCTAGCCAATAACTGAAATATCATATAATCACCTCCGCCATTTTTCATGTAGGCAACATAGGTGAGTGGTTCAATTCTAGATCAAGTAGGTCAACCGGTGGCCCTGTCTTCCTATAAGCGGCATCTTTACCTTTGATGCCGTGTCATACGAAAAGAGGCGGCTTGCTGAAGGCCGTCAGTCACACTCGCTATCGCTTGCTGATGCTTTTGCCGCCTCGACGGCCAGAATCCTGCTGCGATCGACTTTGGTTACTGGGCATGTAACCCAACCGTTAAGCGAGTAGCACTCAGGGCTAGACAAA contains:
- a CDS encoding winged helix-turn-helix domain-containing protein produces the protein MRKAGAGNTIMRKYRSNVDIAAAILKAAQNGQLKTRIKYESRTSMEQLNGYLEMLIETEMIEHRPKERLYCTTKKGMLFLNSYEQIWHILLRARDKKGHETAISIIKRSDSAKTD